In the Sphingobacterium sp. PCS056 genome, CTTCTTAGAAGATATGTATAAAGACGGTCGCGAATTGGCTGTTAAAGGTGTTTTTTCTTTCGTAGCCTTGGATGATAATAAAAAACCAATACCCGTATTAGAGGGGCTTGAAATCGAGGATTAAATCAGATTACATCTTCATGAAATTACGAATGGAATAACACAAGTTGGTTATTCCATTCGTTTTATAGGCGACAATTCTTTTAATTCCTCCTCTGTGAAAAGCCTATAGTGAACTTTAAATGTTTTCCCTAAGGATGATTCCAATGAAAATCCACCTGGTCCAAACCCATCGAGGACATCCAGGGTGAAATGCGAAAATTTCCAATATTCAAATAAATCGCGATCGATCCAAAATTCATAACCTTCCGCAAGGCCGATCATCGCATCATTCATTCGGGGGTAGAATCCACCTTTTTCAAAACATTGTGGTTGTGTACCTTCACAACATCCCCCTGCCTGATAAAACATCAAATCCCCATGAGTGCTTGATAATTCCTTTATTAGTGCTTTTGCTTTTTCCGTTAACGCTAATCTTTCTACCATAATCCGTTCTATTTTATGCTTTATTTAAAGCTTTTTAAGGGGGTATTTTTAACGATCACCAAAGTTCCAATAGTATGACAGTGGATCCATTTGTTCCCGAATGTTATTGCTGAAAATCTCATCTGTTTTGCTTGATTGTATCCTGCAATAATGTGACCATCTTTCTGCTTGACCTGATATTAATATTGGTCACCCGCGAGGAGTAATTTTGCAAATTGGGCTCAGATACCTACGGTATCCTTTTCGATAATTGAATTTTGTTATTCCACATGATACATTAAGAATTAAAAAAAATGGGATTATAGTAATAACCCCATTTTTTTAATTTTATTTTTCGAGATTAAAAAAAACCAAGTTTTTCTTTACTGTATGAAATCAACATGTTTTTTGTTTGACGGTAATGATCAAGCATCATTTTATGGTTTTCACGACCGATACCAGATTGCTTATAACCTCCAAAAGGAGCGCCAGCAGGGTACGAATGATATTGATTGACCCATACACGTCCAGCTTGGATAGCACGTGGGATTTGATACAGCTGATGTGCATCACGTGTCCAGACTCCAGCTCCCAAACCATAGATGGTATCATTAGCAATTTCTAACGCTTCTTTCTCATCTTTGAATGTTGTAACAGCTAATACAGGACCAAATATTTCCTCTTGGAAAATACGCATTTTGTTATGGCCTTTAAATAAAGTTGGTTTGATATAATACCCTTCTTCCAGACCTTCGCCCAAATGATTTTCATCACCACCAGTTAACAGCTCAGCACCCTCTTCTTTACCCAGTTTGATATAAGACATAATTTTGTCCTTTTGGATTTTTGAAGCTTGAGCACCCATCATCGTTTCTGGATCTAAAGGATCGCCAACTTTAATTTGATTGACACGATCGATCACTTTAGCTATAAAACGATCATAGATATCCTCCTGAATCAGTAAGCGAGAAGGACAAGTACAGATCTCTCCTTGGTTCAGGGCAAATAAAACAGCACCTTCTATTGCTTTATCTAAGAATGCGTCGTCATGATCCATGACCGAACTAAAGAACACATTGGGAGATTTACCACCTAATTCCAATGTTACAGGAATGATGTTTTCCGTAGCATACTGCATCACCATACGGCCAGTTGCAGTAGAGCCAGTAAATGCGGCTTTTGAAACCTTAGGATTGGTGACCAATGCGCGGCCCAATTCTCCACCGAAACCATTGACGATATTGATAACACCATCTGGAATTAGATCACCGATTAATTCCATTAAGACAAGAATAGATACAGGTGTACTCTCTGCTGGCTTTAATACCACACAGTTACCTGCGGCTAAAGCAGGGGCCAATTTCCAAACAGCCATCAAAATTGGGAAATTCCAAGGAATAATCTGCGCAATAACACCGATTGGCTCATGAACAATTAAAGAAACGGTATTTTGATCCAATTCACTTAAAGATCCCTCTTCTGCGCGTATTACACTGGCAAAATAACGAAAGTGATCAATCGCTAATGGAATGTCTGCATTTAACGTTTCGCGAACAGCTTTTCCATTGTCAACCGTTTCAACTGCTGCAATGTATTCCAAGTTTTGCTCGATGCGGTCTGCAATTTTATTTAAAATGATGTTTCTTTCCGTCGAAGAGGTTTTTCCCCAGGTTTCAAATGCTTTTGAAGCTGTATCAACAGCTAATTCTAAATCTTCCTTTGTAGAATGTGCAACCTGTGTAAATACTTTACCATCTAAAGGAGAGATATTGTCAAAGTATTTTCCTAATGTTGGTGGAACAAATTTTCCACCTATGTAATTACCATAACGCTCTTTAAACGACGGTCTTTGAATTGCTGCCATAATATTTGTTTTTTATAATGTTATACAAATTGTTGTATCTCAAATTTAGTAAAAGTGTTTGCTTACTTACAGCATTATAGTTTCAAAGGGTAGCATTATAATTTCATCATCAAAGCGGCAGATAACCCATAAATCGATGTTGGAGGCGGTGATTGTAGATGAAATAATCCAATATTCGACATAATTATCTTGTATTTTAAAGACAATTTGTCTAAGTTTGATTACCAGCCAATTATAATAAAAGATAGGGATATGATAAACAACAGGCTTGTAAATTCGTTGCCATTTTCATCGCGTCATGAACTTTCTACGCTGGTAGAGAATAGGAGAGCGTTTACTTTAGAAAATCTAGAATTAAACGTATTTGAGACTTATCAAAGATCTGAGAAAGTTGCTTTACAATTTGATGATCTGGTGATTATCAATATGATTCATGGAAAAAAAATTATGCACCTCCAGCAACGAGATTCCTTTGAATATTTACCTGGTCAGACCATGATATTGCCTGCATACAGTAAAATGCAGATCGATTTTCCAGAAGCTACTTTTACAGCGCCTACACAATGTACCGCTTTGACAATAAGTAAAGCGAAGATAGATGAAGTGATTAACCATCTTAATGAGCACTATCCAAAAGCAAATGCAGTAATGGATTGGAAATTAGACTTAAACTTGTTTCATCTGTATAACACTCCAGAATTGACGGATTTGATTAATAAATTATTCCAAACCATCACTAGTGATAATCCGTTGAAAGATGCCCTAGCTGATCTTACCTTTCGTGAACTTGTTATCCGTTTACTTCAAACGCAATCGTTACTGTCTCTTGATATTGGTAAGACAAAAAATAATACAGCTTTAGAGCATATCCGAAATTATATACATGCCCACCTTTCCGAATCCATTACAGTGGAAGTCTTAGAAAAGCAGGCAAATATGAGTAAGTCTAGTTTATTTCGCCTTTTTAAAAACGAATTGGGGATTACACCAATAGAATACATTATCAGAACACGTATTCAGCAGGCAAAGAGTTTGTTACGGAAAACAAAAAGCGTTAAAGAGACTTGTTTTCGTGTTGGATTTAATGATGTCAATTATTTTGTTCGTCTCTTTAAAAATAGAGTAGGTATAACACCTGGAGCTTACATCATATGCGGGTAGGCACTATCTTTTTAGCGCTCGATCCAGCTCTCTTTTGCCTTCTCTGTCTTTGATGGTATCACGTTTATCAAAGTCTTTTTTACCTTGCGCTAAAGCTATTTCCACTTTAGCAAAACCTCTAGGACTGATGAAAATACGTAGCGGAACGATGGTAAAACCCTTTTCCTCTCCTTTTAATCTTAATTTTTTCAATTCTCTCTTTGTCAATAACAATTGACGATCACGCTTTGCCTCGTGATTGTAAAACGATCCATGCGAATACTCTGCGATATGCATGTTTCTTAGATAAAGACCGTCATGAAAAAAATTGCAAAAACTATCATTGATATTTGCTTTTCCTTCTCGAATTGATTTGATTTCTGTGCCAAGCAGTCTAATTCCAGCGACATATCTGTCAAGCAAATGGTATTCAAACGATGCCCTTTTATTTTTTATATTGATATCTGATGATATTGCCATAATTTCTTAATATATTTATTCCCATTCCATTTCCAAATACAAACCCAGCTAAGTTTGTGATATGTAAAGCCACGGAAAAGCAAATATAAATATTATAATGGTGTTTTTTTTAGCATTGTTATTTTTTGGATTTTAATTTAAGTGTTAAATTAAAATTATTTTTACGATATTTATATGTGAAAAATATGACTAACATTAAGTGAAAGTCAGGTTTTGTTTTCGTATGTTTGCATCGTTTTTGATTTAATATTGTATTTCACGCAGTATTTAGGAAGTCATTTTGTATTAATCTATTTGGAAGTAGGAATTGAAAGTGCTGATGATGAAGCTGATATTTTGGTAATCATTGCAGTCAAAAACAATTATAAAATTTAAGAAATACCTTTTAATCGCATGAGTAAAGGAAAATTAGGCGAGAGAATATCGCAATTTAAAATCGTTAGTGAGTTAAAAGCTAAAGGCTTATATGCTTATTTTAGACCCATTCAGTCGAGACAAGATACCGAAGTAAAAATTGATGGCAAACGTGTTTTGATGTTTGGTTCTAATTCTTATTTAGGATTAACGACGGATGAACGTATTATCAAAGCTTCTCAAGATGCATTAGCAAAATATGGAACCGGTTGTGCTGGATCTCGTTTTTTAAATGGTACTTTAGATATTCATGTGGAGCTTGAGGAGAAATTGTCGGCTTATGTGGGGAAAGAGTCAACTATTTTATTCAGTACGGGTTTTCAATCAAATTTAGGACCATTATCATGTCTTACGGGACGTAATGATTATATCTTATTGGATGAACGCGATCATGCTTCCATTATTGATGGTAGTAGATTGTCCTTTTCTAAAGTGATCAAGTATGCGCACAACGATATGAACGATCTGCGTGCAAAAATAGCTAGATTACCAGAAGAAAGTGGCAAATTGATCGCAACAGATGGTATCTTCAGTATGGAAGGGGATATCGTTAACTTACCAGAATTAATAAAAATTGCAGACGAGTTTGATGCGACAGTAATGGTCGATGATGCACATAGTTTAGGTGTGATCGGAGAAAAGGGAGCTGGTACAGCGTCACATTTTGGACTAACTGATAGCGCCGATTTGATTATGGGTACCTTCAGTAAATCATTTGCTTCATTGGGCGGATTTGTTTCTGGAGATGCTGATGTTATTGAATACTTGAAGCACTCTGCACGCTCGGTCATGTTTAGCGCTAGTATGACTCCAGCTTCTGTTGCTTCGACATTGAAAGCTTTGGAGATCATTCAAGCAGAGCCTCAACATATTGAAAAATTGTGGGCAAATACAAATTACGCTAAAAAATTATTATTAGAAAGTGGTTTTGATTTGGGTGCGACAGAGAGCCCGATTTTACCAATTTTTATTAGAAATAACGAAAAGACATTCTGGGTAACTAAAATGCTTCAAGACGATGGTGTTTTTGTCAATCCAGTAGTTTCACCTGCTGTTCCTGCGGAAGAATCTTTGATTCGTTTCTCACTAATGGCAACACATAGCTTCGATCAAATTGATGAAGCGATCGAGAAGATGGTTAAAGTCTTCAAATTAGCAGATGTTGAATCATTAATCTAAGTGTCTATTATGATACAGGTTATCCCCGTTGAAACTAAGAAACAGAAACGGTTGTATATAGATTTTCCGCATACTTTATATGCGGAAAATCCTTATTATGTACCAGAGCTATATCTTGCTCAGTATGATTTGCTAACTCCTGGCAAGCATCCCTTTTACAAACATTCCTCAACACAATTATTTTTAGCGTACAAAGATCAGAAATTGGTCGGTCGTATTGCTGCAATTTGGAATGTGAATCACAATGCCTTTAATCAAGTGCAGGAAGGTCAGTGGGGATTTTTTGATTCCATAAACGATCAAGAAGTTGCAAATGCTTTATTTCAAGCTGCAAAAGATTGGGTAAAAGCTAAAGGTGGAACGAATATCGTCGGTCCAATTAATTTAACGACCAATGATACCTGCGGTTTATTGGTGGAAGGATTTGATAGTCCTCCTGTAGCCATGATGCCTTATAATTTTGCTTACTATCCAGATCTGGTAACAAATGCCGGTTTTCAAAAGAAAATTGATTTGCGTGCTTATCTGGTGATGGAAAATAAAGCAAGTAAACGATCTGTTCTTCTGCTGGAAAAACTAGAAGAGCGGTTAAATCGTTCCGGAATTAAGATCCGTCAAATGAATTTGAAGGATTTTAAAAATGAAACAGAGCGAATCAGAGAGATTTATAATAAGGCGTGGGATAAAAACTTAGGTTTTGTGCCCTTTACGGAAGATGAATTTAATTACGCAGCTAAAGAAATGAAAATGATTGTTGATCCTAGATATGCTTTGTTGGCAGAAAAGGATGGTAAAGTCATTGGATTTGCTTTAGGTATTCCAGATATCAACCAAATTTTAATTAAAATCAAGCGCGGAAGATTATTACCTACCGGGATTTTCAAATTATTATTTGGATTGAAAAAGGTAAATCTGATTCGTGTTCTGATGCTTGGGGTACTGGATGAGTACCGTAAATTAGGAATTGAAGCCTGCCTTTATGGTAGCATAATTAAAAATTCTGGAGACGGATTTACCGTTAAAGGAGCAGAATGCTCATGGATGCTTGATACTAATTATATGATGAATCATGCTATCGAGCAAATCAATGGAGAATTGTACAAACGCTATCGTCTGTACGAGCAAGCGCTATGAGAAAAAAAATCTTAATCACAGGCGCAAGTGGTTTTGTCGGTTATCATCTCGTTCAAGCTGCCTATGAGGCAGGCTTGGAAGTGCATGCAGCCGTTAGGAAAACCAGTGATGTCAGTGAAATAAAGTCTTTTGTTGATCAATTTGTTTATCCTGATTTTAAAAATAAGGATTCATTATTGGAACTGTTAGAGCTAGAGCAATATGCCTATATTGTTCATGCAGCTGCAATGACAAGAGCAAAGAACGAATTAGATCTTGTTGAGGTAAATGTTGGGTATAGCGAATGCTTGGCAGACGCAGTCTTTGAATCCAATATACCGCTTGAACGATTTGTTTTTATTAGTAGTCTCGCAGCGATCGGACCAGTGGCTTATGACGCACCTGCGATCAATGAGCAAAATGATTATCACCCTGTAACAGCATATGGCCGTAGTAAAGTCCTGGCTGAAAAGATGCTTGATAAATATGTTGACAATAAACTTTCCATTATCCGTCCTACTGCAGTATATGGACCCAAAGAGAAAGATCTTTTTGTGTTGTTTAAAACATTAAATACGGGTTTAGATGCTTATATTGGAAAATCACCTCAAAAATTAACTTTTGTTTTTGTAAAAGATCTCGTTAATGCTATTCTGAATGCATGCTTTTTAGATAAAGGCGGCAAGAAAGTTTATAATATTACCGATGGCTTAGTGTATGACCGTTATGAAATGGCAACAATTTTTAAAAAATATACTGCTAAGTCCCTATATAGATTACACCTTCCACTTCGCTTGGTTAGAGGTGTGGCTCAAGCAATGGATCTCGCATATAAAAAATCCAAATCAATACCGGTATTGTATCCGGAAAGATTAAATGAATTGACAGCCGCTAGTTGGGCATGTGATATCAGTTCATCAATAAAAAATATTCAATATAAACCTATTTATGATTTGGATGCTGGCTTGAAAGTTACAATTCAATGGTATCGTGATCATAAATGGTTAAAATAACAAAGAGAGATGAGTGGTCAAAAAATAAACAAAAAACTTTTTCAAGATAGAAAGAGAACAAATATATTGAGTAATCCAGAACAGAAATTTATTTCGTATTTAGTTCCGCGTATTCCAAATTGGATTTCA is a window encoding:
- a CDS encoding DUF779 domain-containing protein, which codes for MVERLALTEKAKALIKELSSTHGDLMFYQAGGCCEGTQPQCFEKGGFYPRMNDAMIGLAEGYEFWIDRDLFEYWKFSHFTLDVLDGFGPGGFSLESSLGKTFKVHYRLFTEEELKELSPIKRME
- a CDS encoding aldehyde dehydrogenase family protein, producing MAAIQRPSFKERYGNYIGGKFVPPTLGKYFDNISPLDGKVFTQVAHSTKEDLELAVDTASKAFETWGKTSSTERNIILNKIADRIEQNLEYIAAVETVDNGKAVRETLNADIPLAIDHFRYFASVIRAEEGSLSELDQNTVSLIVHEPIGVIAQIIPWNFPILMAVWKLAPALAAGNCVVLKPAESTPVSILVLMELIGDLIPDGVINIVNGFGGELGRALVTNPKVSKAAFTGSTATGRMVMQYATENIIPVTLELGGKSPNVFFSSVMDHDDAFLDKAIEGAVLFALNQGEICTCPSRLLIQEDIYDRFIAKVIDRVNQIKVGDPLDPETMMGAQASKIQKDKIMSYIKLGKEEGAELLTGGDENHLGEGLEEGYYIKPTLFKGHNKMRIFQEEIFGPVLAVTTFKDEKEALEIANDTIYGLGAGVWTRDAHQLYQIPRAIQAGRVWVNQYHSYPAGAPFGGYKQSGIGRENHKMMLDHYRQTKNMLISYSKEKLGFF
- a CDS encoding helix-turn-helix domain-containing protein, coding for MINNRLVNSLPFSSRHELSTLVENRRAFTLENLELNVFETYQRSEKVALQFDDLVIINMIHGKKIMHLQQRDSFEYLPGQTMILPAYSKMQIDFPEATFTAPTQCTALTISKAKIDEVINHLNEHYPKANAVMDWKLDLNLFHLYNTPELTDLINKLFQTITSDNPLKDALADLTFRELVIRLLQTQSLLSLDIGKTKNNTALEHIRNYIHAHLSESITVEVLEKQANMSKSSLFRLFKNELGITPIEYIIRTRIQQAKSLLRKTKSVKETCFRVGFNDVNYFVRLFKNRVGITPGAYIICG
- the smpB gene encoding SsrA-binding protein SmpB — its product is MAISSDINIKNKRASFEYHLLDRYVAGIRLLGTEIKSIREGKANINDSFCNFFHDGLYLRNMHIAEYSHGSFYNHEAKRDRQLLLTKRELKKLRLKGEEKGFTIVPLRIFISPRGFAKVEIALAQGKKDFDKRDTIKDREGKRELDRALKR
- the spt gene encoding serine palmitoyltransferase is translated as MSKGKLGERISQFKIVSELKAKGLYAYFRPIQSRQDTEVKIDGKRVLMFGSNSYLGLTTDERIIKASQDALAKYGTGCAGSRFLNGTLDIHVELEEKLSAYVGKESTILFSTGFQSNLGPLSCLTGRNDYILLDERDHASIIDGSRLSFSKVIKYAHNDMNDLRAKIARLPEESGKLIATDGIFSMEGDIVNLPELIKIADEFDATVMVDDAHSLGVIGEKGAGTASHFGLTDSADLIMGTFSKSFASLGGFVSGDADVIEYLKHSARSVMFSASMTPASVASTLKALEIIQAEPQHIEKLWANTNYAKKLLLESGFDLGATESPILPIFIRNNEKTFWVTKMLQDDGVFVNPVVSPAVPAEESLIRFSLMATHSFDQIDEAIEKMVKVFKLADVESLI
- a CDS encoding NAD-dependent epimerase/dehydratase family protein, producing MRKKILITGASGFVGYHLVQAAYEAGLEVHAAVRKTSDVSEIKSFVDQFVYPDFKNKDSLLELLELEQYAYIVHAAAMTRAKNELDLVEVNVGYSECLADAVFESNIPLERFVFISSLAAIGPVAYDAPAINEQNDYHPVTAYGRSKVLAEKMLDKYVDNKLSIIRPTAVYGPKEKDLFVLFKTLNTGLDAYIGKSPQKLTFVFVKDLVNAILNACFLDKGGKKVYNITDGLVYDRYEMATIFKKYTAKSLYRLHLPLRLVRGVAQAMDLAYKKSKSIPVLYPERLNELTAASWACDISSSIKNIQYKPIYDLDAGLKVTIQWYRDHKWLK